The genomic DNA TGCCGGCTATAAAAACATTGGAATCGGAAAGGTTGCCAATCCGGTAATAGATACATTGGAATTAGCCAGATTTTTGTATCCTGAATTAAAAAACCATCGATTGAACACGCTGGCAAAAAAATTCGATGTCGAGCTCACTCAGCATCACCGGGCTATTTATGACGCGGAAGCAACCGGCTACCTTTTAATTAAAATGCTGAAAAATGCCCATGAAAAAGGGATCATTTACCATGACCAATTAAATGATAAAATGGGACAGGGCAATTCGTATCAGCGGGCTCGTCCGTTCCATTGCACTCTTCTTGCGCAAAATGAAACAGGCTTGAAAAACTTGTTTAAACTTGTATCGATTTCCCATATTGATTATTTCTATCGAGTGCCCCGAATTCCGAGATCTCAGCTTCAATTGCACCGAGAAGGAATTTTAGTTGGATCCGGTTGTGATAAAGGGGAAGTATTTGAAGGCATGATGCAAAAAGCACCGGAAGAGGTTGAAGAGATCGCTCAATTTTATGATTACTTAGAAGTGCACCCAAAAGAAGTGTATGCGCCGCTTATTGAAATGGAGCTTGTACGTGATGAAAAAGCGTTAGAAGAAATCATTGCAAATATTGTAAAATTGGGGGATAAGCTAAACATTCCGGTTGTTGCTACAGGTAATGTCCATTACTTGAACCCACATGATAAAATCTACCGAAAAATTCTCGTCAGTTCACAAGGGGGAGCCAATCCGTTAAACCGTCATCAGCTGCCTGATGTTTATTTCCGTACGACAAATGAAATGCTTGACGCCTTTTCATTCTTAGGAGAAGAAAAAGCAAAGGAAATTGTCGTTACAAATACGAATAAGATTGCCGATCTGATTGAGCCAATTAAACCGATTAAAGATGATCTATATACGCCGAAAATTGAAGGTGCTGATGAAGAGATACGAAGAATGAGCTACGAAATGGCTAAGAAAATTTACGGCGATCCACTACCTGAAATCGTTGAGGCGCGTCTTGAAAAAGAGTTAAAAAGCATTATCGGCCACGGGTTCGCAGTTATTTATCTAATTTCTCATAAACTCGTAAAAAAATCGTTAGATGACGGTTATCTAGTTGGTTCCCGCGGGTCAGTAGGATCATCGCTTGTCGCAACGATGACAGAAATAACGGAAGTAAATCCGCTGCCTCCTCATTATGTATGTCCGGAATGCAAACATTCCGAATTCTTTAATGACGGTTCGGTAGGATCGGGTTTTGATTTACCGGATAAAGATTGTCCAAAATGCGGCGCCAAATATAAAAAAGATGGGCACGATATACCGTTTGAAACGTTTCTTGGCTTTAAAGGGGACAAGGTTCCAGATATTGACTTGAATTTTTCGGGAGAATACCAGCCAAGAGCCCATAACTATACGAAAGTATTATTTGGTGAAGATAATGTGTATCGTGCCGGAACGATTGGTACGGTTGCAGATAAAACGGCATATGGATATGTAAAAGCATATCAGCAGGATCATAATTTAGAGCTTCGCGGAGCAGAAATCGACCGTTTAGCTTCGGGACTGACAGGTGTTAAAAGAACGACAGGACAGCATCCAGGTGGAATTATCGTTGTTCCGGATTATATGGATATTTATGATTTTTCGCCGATACAGTATCCGGCAGATGATCAAACGTCAGAATGGCGGACAACGCATTTTGATTTCCATTCGATTCATGATAATCTGTTGAAACTTGATATTCTAGGACACGATGATCCGACTGTCATCCGCATGCTTCAAGACTTAAGCGGAATCGATCCGAAAACGATTCCGACGGATGATCCTGAAGTTATGAAAATTTTCAGTGGAACAGAATCGCTTGGAGTGACTGAAGAGCAAATCATGTGTAAAACGGGAACGCTTGGTATTCCTGAATTTGGAACGAGATTTGTCCGGCAAATGCTCGAAGAAACGAAGCCGACGACGTTCTCTGAACTTGTCCAAATTTCCGGATTATCGCACGGGACGGATGTGTGGCTAGGTAATGCCCAAGAGCTCATTCAAAACAATATTTGTACACTGAGCGAAGTGATCGGGTGCCGTGATGATATTATGGTCTACCTAATTTATCAGGGGCTCGAACCAGCTTTTGCCTTTAAGATTATGGAATCCGTCCGTAAAGGGAAAGGCTTAACAGAAGAGATGGAAGCGGAAATGCGTAAGAACAACGTGCCGGAATGGTATATTGATTCTTGTAAAAAGATAAAATACATGTTCCCGAAAGCCCACGCTGCTGCCTATGTTTTAATGGCAGTCCGTATTGCTTATTTTAAAGTGCATCACCCTCTTCTTTATTATGCAGCTTATTTTACCGTTCGTGCTGAAGACTTTGATCTTGAAGCGATGACACGCGGGTCACAAGCGATTCGTGCCCGGATTGAAGAAATAAATGCAAAAGGGCTTGATGCTTCTCCTAAGGAAAAGAACCTTTTAACAGTGCTTGAATTGGCTCTTGAAATGTGCGAAAGGGGCTTTTCTTTCGGGAAAGTGGATCTTTACAAGTCAAGCGCTACTGAATTTATTATTGATGGAAATTCCCTTATACCGCCTTTTAATTCGATTCCTGGACTAGGAACAAACGCCGCATTAAATATTGTGAAGGCAAGAAGCGAAGGAGAATTTTTGTCAAAAGAAGACCTTCAACAGAGAGGGAAAGTTTCAAAGACGATCATGGAATTTTTAGAAAATCATGGATGTCTTGATTCGCTTCCTGAACAAAATCAATTGTCATTATTCTAAAAACCTTTTCAATTCTTGTTTACAGCGATTCCATTTGCAATAAATATTCGTTTATGGTATAGTTTTATTTGGAAATACTAAGAATAAACTCTAGCAGACAAGAGTGGGGCGACCCACTCTTTCGTATTTGTTTACATAAGAATGTAATCGGAACTTTTTCCGGTTTTTATTTTTCCTGCCGGTAAGAGAATGTAAGTTAAGGAGGGATTAGATTTTGAGCAAGGTATCGGAAATAGTTGAAGAATTAGTAACGCCAATCCTAGATGAAAACGGCTTGGAGCTAGTTGACATTGAATATGTTAAAGAAGGAAAAGAATGGTTTCTCCGCGTGTTTATCGATAAAGATACCGGAGTAGATATTGAGGAATGCGGGATTGTGAGTGAAAAGTTAAGTGAAAAGCTTGATGCAATTGATCCCATCCCCCATAACTACTTTCTTGAAGTTTCTTCACCTGGAGCGGAACGCCCTTTAAAGAAAGAAAAAGACTTCGAAAAAGCGGTCGGCAAAAATATTTTCATTAAGACATATGAACCTATTGATGGTGAAAAGACTTTCGAAGGAATTTTAACTCATTTTGACAGAGAAATAGTTAAAATAGAGATTAAAATAAAAACGAGAAAAAAAATGATTGAAATCCCGTTTAGTAAAATTGCCAGCGCCCGTTTGGCTGTCAGTTTTTCATAAATGATGGTTTTTCTAAATAATAAAGAGTTTTTTAGAGATTAAAGGGGGAACGATCTCATGGCAAGTGAATTATTAGATGCACTGACTTTACTTGAAAAAGAAAAAGGCATTTCTCGTGAAGTTTTGATTGAAGCAATAGAGGCAGCTCTTATTTCCGCTTACCGCAGGAATTTTAATCAGGCACAAAACGTGCGAATAGATATAAATCTGGAAAATGGTTCTATGCGGGTTTTTGCAAGGAAAGAGGTTGTAGAGGAAGTATTTGATCCTCGCCTCGAAATTTCTCTGGAAGAAGCGCAGAAAATTAACCCGAATTATCAAGTTGAAGATATTGTTGAATTGGAAGTTACGCCAAAGGAGTTTGGCCGAATAGCTGCGCAAACAGCAAAACAAGTTGTCACCCAGCGTGTCCGCGAAGCTGAAAGAGGAATCATTTATTCTGAATTTATTGACCGTGAAGAAGATATTATGACGGGAATCGTTCAGCGGCAAGATTCAAGATTTATTTATGTAAGCCTTGGAAAAATTGAAGCCATTTTACCGGCAAATGAGCAAATGCCGAATGAACAATATAAACCGCATGATCGAATTAAAGTTTACATTACAAAGGTGGAAAAAACGACAAAAGGACCGCAAATTTATGTTTCCAGAACCCATCCGGGACTTTTAAAAAGATTATTTGAAATCGAGGTTCCGGAAATATACGACGGTACAGTTGAAATCAAGTCTGTTGCCAGGGAAGCTGGAGACCGTTCAAAAATTTCCGTTCATTCCGATAATCCTGAGGTAGATCCGGTCGGTTCTTGTGTCGGGCCAAAAGGAAGCCGTGTTCAAGCGGTTGTAAACGAATTAAAAGGTGAAAAAATCGATATTGTCAAATGGTCTGACGATCCGGTCGTTTTTGTTGCAAATGCACTTAGCCCTTCAAAAGTTCTTGATGTGATCGTAAATGAGGAAGAAAAAGCAACAACCGTTATCGTTCCTGATTACCAGCTATCGCTTGCAATCGGAAAACGGGGCCAAAATGCGCGTCTTGCTGCTAAGCTGACTGGCTGGAAAATTGATATTAAGGCTGAATCAGAGGCGCGTGAAGCGGGAATTTATCCGCGCAATGAACAATTGCTGACGTTTGATGAGGAAGAAGATACCGAAGAAGAATATACAATCGATTAAGGAATGAGGTGAATGATCGTGAACAAACAAAAAAAAGTTCCAATGCGCAAATGTGTTGCAACTGGTGAAATGAAACCTAAAAAAGAACTCGTTCGCATCGTTCGCTCTAAAGAAGGCGTGGTATCCATTGATCCAACAGGGAAAAAATCCGGACGTGGAGCTTACCTGTCTAAAGATAAAGAAGCCATCCTTCTGGCAAAGAAAAAAAATATTTTAGCAAATCATTTACAAACAACAATTGATGAGACAATATATGATGAGCTCTTAGAGCTTATAGAGAAGGAGAAACGACTATCCTGATGAATTCTAATCAATGGATGTCATTGCTTGGCTTAGCCAATCGAGCGCGTAAAATTATCTCAGGCGAGGAACTTACCATTAAGGAAATAAGAAACGGTAAAGCAAAGCTCGTTTTATTGGCTAGAGATGCATCAGCCAATACGGCAAAGAAAATTACAGATAAATGCGGGTCCTATCACGTCCCATATAAAATGGTTGAAAACCGATATATGCTCGGTCAAGCAATTGGAAAAGAAGCCCGCGTAGTCGCAGCCATTTTAGATGAAGGATTTGCGAAAAAACTGATGACGTTGCTCGATTAATTTTAGCGGGGGTGAAAATATGAGTAAAACGAGAGTTTATGAATATGCGAAAAAACATAATATATCAAGCAAAGACGTAATATCAAAACTAAAAGATATGAATATTGATGTAAAAAATCACATGGCAACATTAGAAGAAGAAACGATCAAAAAATTGGACGGAGTTTATATAAAAAAAGAGGAGAAAAAAACGCAAAAACAAGCTAAACAACAACATCCTCAAAGCAACCTGCAGCAAAATGTCGTGCTGAAAACGAAGGCAGTTTCCTTTGAAGATGACGATGATACAAATATAAATCCGAACCGTGTAAAAGTGAAACCAGTTCCTAAAAATAAAGAGGGCAAAAAATACGAACAAGAACTTCAATCAAAAGAAAAAAAGGCTTTAAATAAAAATAAAAATAAGAGCAATAACAATAAACAAAAAAATAATCATAATAAAG from Bacillus methanolicus MGA3 includes the following:
- a CDS encoding PolC-type DNA polymerase III, which gives rise to MSDKASGKKERFQLLLQQLQLTEDAVVQHFYNAEIEKVTIEKKAKKWHFYFQFEKIIPCSVFRRFTAQLDKAFSHIANISYSIKVANQEFTDELIIDYWKSCIQDIDGISPPLLKLLNEQIPKVQGNKIVIQARNEAEGLAIKKKYAGIITNIYQSFGFPNLTLEIEISSESSNEEYKQFLLAKEKEDQERNLQALVEMQKKEAEKEKGIESENGPLMIGLTIKDDSDFRKLEEIVEEERRVAIEGYVFEAETKELKSGRTLLTFKITDYTSSILVKMFSRDKEDAEKFQRVKKGMWLKVRGSIQNDTFVRDLVMIGNDINEIKPIERKDTAPEGEKRVELHLHTPMSQMDAVTSVSTLVAQAKKWGHKAIAITDHAVVQSFPEAYGAGKKNDMKILYGLEANLVDDGVPIAYNSAHRLLAEDTFIVFDVETTGLSAVYNTIIELAAVKIRNGEIIDRFESFANPHHPLSATTIELTGITDDMVKNAPEVEDVLKRFHSWAGDGVLVAHNASFDIGFLNAGYKNIGIGKVANPVIDTLELARFLYPELKNHRLNTLAKKFDVELTQHHRAIYDAEATGYLLIKMLKNAHEKGIIYHDQLNDKMGQGNSYQRARPFHCTLLAQNETGLKNLFKLVSISHIDYFYRVPRIPRSQLQLHREGILVGSGCDKGEVFEGMMQKAPEEVEEIAQFYDYLEVHPKEVYAPLIEMELVRDEKALEEIIANIVKLGDKLNIPVVATGNVHYLNPHDKIYRKILVSSQGGANPLNRHQLPDVYFRTTNEMLDAFSFLGEEKAKEIVVTNTNKIADLIEPIKPIKDDLYTPKIEGADEEIRRMSYEMAKKIYGDPLPEIVEARLEKELKSIIGHGFAVIYLISHKLVKKSLDDGYLVGSRGSVGSSLVATMTEITEVNPLPPHYVCPECKHSEFFNDGSVGSGFDLPDKDCPKCGAKYKKDGHDIPFETFLGFKGDKVPDIDLNFSGEYQPRAHNYTKVLFGEDNVYRAGTIGTVADKTAYGYVKAYQQDHNLELRGAEIDRLASGLTGVKRTTGQHPGGIIVVPDYMDIYDFSPIQYPADDQTSEWRTTHFDFHSIHDNLLKLDILGHDDPTVIRMLQDLSGIDPKTIPTDDPEVMKIFSGTESLGVTEEQIMCKTGTLGIPEFGTRFVRQMLEETKPTTFSELVQISGLSHGTDVWLGNAQELIQNNICTLSEVIGCRDDIMVYLIYQGLEPAFAFKIMESVRKGKGLTEEMEAEMRKNNVPEWYIDSCKKIKYMFPKAHAAAYVLMAVRIAYFKVHHPLLYYAAYFTVRAEDFDLEAMTRGSQAIRARIEEINAKGLDASPKEKNLLTVLELALEMCERGFSFGKVDLYKSSATEFIIDGNSLIPPFNSIPGLGTNAALNIVKARSEGEFLSKEDLQQRGKVSKTIMEFLENHGCLDSLPEQNQLSLF
- the rimP gene encoding ribosome maturation factor RimP, which translates into the protein MLSKVSEIVEELVTPILDENGLELVDIEYVKEGKEWFLRVFIDKDTGVDIEECGIVSEKLSEKLDAIDPIPHNYFLEVSSPGAERPLKKEKDFEKAVGKNIFIKTYEPIDGEKTFEGILTHFDREIVKIEIKIKTRKKMIEIPFSKIASARLAVSFS
- the nusA gene encoding transcription termination factor NusA, which translates into the protein MASELLDALTLLEKEKGISREVLIEAIEAALISAYRRNFNQAQNVRIDINLENGSMRVFARKEVVEEVFDPRLEISLEEAQKINPNYQVEDIVELEVTPKEFGRIAAQTAKQVVTQRVREAERGIIYSEFIDREEDIMTGIVQRQDSRFIYVSLGKIEAILPANEQMPNEQYKPHDRIKVYITKVEKTTKGPQIYVSRTHPGLLKRLFEIEVPEIYDGTVEIKSVAREAGDRSKISVHSDNPEVDPVGSCVGPKGSRVQAVVNELKGEKIDIVKWSDDPVVFVANALSPSKVLDVIVNEEEKATTVIVPDYQLSLAIGKRGQNARLAAKLTGWKIDIKAESEAREAGIYPRNEQLLTFDEEEDTEEEYTID
- the rnpM gene encoding RNase P modulator RnpM, with amino-acid sequence MNKQKKVPMRKCVATGEMKPKKELVRIVRSKEGVVSIDPTGKKSGRGAYLSKDKEAILLAKKKNILANHLQTTIDETIYDELLELIEKEKRLS
- a CDS encoding YlxQ family RNA-binding protein — its product is MNSNQWMSLLGLANRARKIISGEELTIKEIRNGKAKLVLLARDASANTAKKITDKCGSYHVPYKMVENRYMLGQAIGKEARVVAAILDEGFAKKLMTLLD